A genomic region of Miscanthus floridulus cultivar M001 chromosome 3, ASM1932011v1, whole genome shotgun sequence contains the following coding sequences:
- the LOC136542826 gene encoding calmodulin-binding protein 25-like, protein MDAISCLAPPPAALLATSYTDAAIARALHFSTTTTMSPDSSASASSSSSSLSHHHHSPLLSALTDLPSPYYVPPPVPPHAVAATCCDSVLVSDSPRRRSSPPAGARAGKRQSRASKRAPTTYISTDPANFRLVVQQITGVQADASSAGDDVSGVEVMMLQMQATATLDAAALLGAAAAGNPQLLPAADEASALRQHQLQQQQPCFPTLDSWNVMYETNSAEML, encoded by the coding sequence ATGGACGCCATCTCCTGcctggcgccgccgccggccgcgctGCTGGCGACCTCCTACACGGACGCCGCCATCGCGCGGGCGCTCcacttctccaccaccaccaccatgtcgCCCgactcctccgcctccgcctcctcctcttcctcctccctctcccaccaccaccactcGCCCCTGCTCAGCGCCCTCACCGACCTCCCGTCGCCCTACTACGTTCCGCCTCCGGTGCCACCGCACGCCGTCGCCGCCACCTGCTGCGACTCCGTGCTGGTGTCCGactcgccgcgccgccgctcctCGCCGCCGGCGGGAGCGCGCGCGGGGAAGCGCCAGTCGCGGGCGTCCAAGCGCGCGCCCACCACCTACATCAGCACCGACCCCGCCAACTTCCGCCTCGTGGTGCAGCAGATCACCGGCGTGCAGGCGGACGCGTCGTCGGCCGGCGATGACGTGTCCGGAGTGGAGGTGATGATGCTCCAGATGCAGGCGACCGCGACGCTCGACGCGGCCGCGCTgctgggcgccgccgccgccgggaacCCGCAGCTGCTGCCGGCGGCCGACGAGGCGTCGGCGCTTCGTCAGCAccagctccagcagcagcagccgtgcTTCCCCACGCTGGACTCGTGGAACGTCATGTACGAGACCAACAGCGCGGAGATGCTGTGA